The following DNA comes from Erythrolamprus reginae isolate rEryReg1 chromosome 8, rEryReg1.hap1, whole genome shotgun sequence.
ttcaaaggtagccccatgtagagagcattacagtagtcgagcctcgaggtgatgagggcatgatcagggaaagaggaaggattgTGGTGTCTTTAGATTTCTCTGACCTTGGTTGTCTTCTTGCAggcgtttcattaccaaactagataacatgatcagggagggaggaagtattGTGGCGTCCTTAgggctctctgaacttggttgtcttCTTCCAGACGTTTCATTATCAAACTAGATAACGTCATCAGCACCGATGActtataattggggttttaaaataaaattcagattagttttaattaattgggtttCTTATGTGTCTTTTTTGTATTGCGCCcgctttgtaagccgccctgaatctacggagaaGGGAGAcacagaaatccaaataataaatgaataaaataaataattaaaaactattgcTATAATTCCCAACCTGGTTGAAATGGCGACATCAACCCTCCACTGGAAGTCCTCAATCGTGGGAAGCCGGTTTCCTTGTTTTTGAAGGGCAACGTCGAGGATGGAGCGCCTGTAAGAAAGAAGAAGGGGCAATGTTGCCTAGAAAGTAGAGCGAGTTGGGAAAAAGGGGCCGGTTCTCCAGACAGAAGGAAgggacattattatttttttttttttttaaaaaaatagtgtttattatattacaaaggtTAAAAAGGAAGAGCAAATATATCTTGTTTTACATCACTGTTTCAAAACATACTcatagttgttctgtctgggtccctccagaagcaaacaccaacccaaaaagagaatccagacacactggtaaaaagcaaaggcagtttatataattcaaggaaaacacaggtaacagaaaatgtccttacaaacaggaacacgctggaacgtcaaagatgtttcacgaaggccatgaagtaaaacaggattcttgctgtcaaaaagaacgctggagataacaaacatacgcctcccccaagtcttccagacttctaggccacaagccaagatcagaagcaaagcagggtcacagaacttccagttgataacactccacatggctgaaagggctggcctgccttttaaaccctgctgagaaccacacccaaacccagctgttgccaattcagtgatgccaatacctttctaattggtcccgtctctgagctgcacgtcgctgtctcatgtcaattatagcctgtgcttcctcatccaatgagtccaggctactggctggggagagcccccccccccctggggctctcaggctgctctccctcatcctcttcctgactttcatctcccccatctgcctgttcctccccctcctgttcactgtcctcctcctccgggcatggatccagcagagacgcagccggtccctgaggagcctcaggctgaatcacaacaatagttATATAATCATTGTGCTTAACTTATTATTTTGTACAAATATTCCATGTCATTTCAAAGCGAAAACATTGTTATATCAACATTGAGattaaattctaaactttctatatAAATACTTTATACACTATTGCCCTTCGTTAGCCCGTACCCCCCCATTGAACTGTTTTGTAACAGTTCCAAATTTCTTTTAATTGATGGTGTGCGGCATATGGCGGCcgcggtttttattttatttttttcaaatgtttttattatttttcataaaaacaaacaaatacatacaaacaataaacataaagtgggggtgtatttcccccgcttcttatgaaagtatacattcaaatgtagaaaaagaatacataattaaatatatgttaactattattaaaaaaaaaaaagttaataaatttgagttaaagttttacaaatcttaatttcGATGTAAGTGTTAAATGAGGTTAGTGTAACATAATTGCCAAAGAacacctttaatataatcctaattactatagtaaaataatgtcaaaccttcaatccaaacaattAAGCTAAATTCAGCTATTATACATCGAAgatcttggtatgttgcttatacttatacatagactactatatcataatcatcaaaaagtccttttaaactaatattaatattgttatcacctaggtaaaaactaatacaaaaaaaaagacaactaaagatcaatctatatgtcttattttttcttatctatccatttataaacattgttccatgtttcataaaatttagtatcctcttgatcgtttaatcttcttgtcatcatgtccatttcagcgcaatctaatattttagctatgacctcttctttcttggggatttcctcccctttccaattttgcgcatatattattctagccgcggttaatatgtgtataattagataaaaaatttctttcttgtaggtctgatttgtaacacctagtaggtAAAATtctggggtattatctatatcttgctttattatttcttttaatattttttcaatcatcttccaatatatttttgctttgccacatgtccaccattgatgataataagttcctatatccttcttacatttccagcatattggggatgttttgggaaacatttttgttatcctatttggtgggagatgccatctataaaatggTTTTTAAAGGTTCTGTTCTGTCATACACTTTATCTAAGGTCAGTTTGGATTGAGTTTAATATCAAATCAATTGATGATTTTCAGAATCTAGTGTTTATTCACTATCATTGTTATTTTCATGTATCTTCttgttttattacttttttattttattattattacttagatttgtatgccgcccctctccgaagactcggggcggctcacaacatgtaaaacaaatcataagcaatcagacaaatttaaaatatttaaatatttaaaaaaccccatatgctaacagtcacacacacagacataccatgcataaactaaacgtgcccagggggagatgtttcagttcccccatgcctgacggcaaaggtgggttttaaggagtttacggaaggcaggaagagtaggggcagttctaatctccggggggagttggttccagagggccggggccgccacagagaaggctcttcccctggggcccgccaaccgacattgtttagttgacgggacccggagaaggcccactctgtgggacctaatcggtcgctgggattcgtgcggcaggaggcggtctcggagatattctggtccgatgccatgaagggctttaaaggtcataaccaacactttgaattgtgaccggaaattgatcggcaaccaatgcagactgcggagtgatggtgaaacatgggcatacctaggtaggcccatgactgctctcgcagctgcattttgcacgatctgaagtttccgaacacttttcaaaggtagccccatgtagagagcattacagttttagttttaattttttatcttttttccttgttGTTACCCATTCATAAATTTTCCCCCAAATATCATAGTATtttgagtcttctttgtttttgagtttttgggtaagtctgtccatttctgcacaatcatatatttttttaataatttctctttctgatggtgtttcctctttttttccagttttgtgctattgtaattcttgCGGCTGTGATTATGTGTTGAATCAGATAGTAATgatctttttaaagtttttgatctattatgcccaaaagaaaagtctctggttttaattttagTGTGGTTGCAGTAATATTGCGAATCCAtccttgaatttttttccagatcTTTTTTATATGGGGACATTATTACCGTACTTTTTggattataagacacacttttctgTCCCCCCAAAGGGGGTGAAAATATCTCTGAATCTTATAGATCGGatattgcttccccccccctgaAAAAACGGGCCCCAAACCCTCAAAAAACAGGCTGGAAAAAGCCTCAAAaacaggccagaaatggccttaaAAATGAGCAGAAAAACCCCTAGAAAACAGGCAACAAAACAGCCTCGAAATTGTGCAGAGAAAAGCCTCAGAATTGGTCAAAAAAGCCTCAAAAACAGGCAGAAAAAAGCCTCGAAAATGGGCAGGaaaaaaggctggaaaaggctaaaaaaaattaaaggcccCAAAATGGAGGTCAAATTTTTTTGTTTGTCTTCaaaatttaggtgcgtcttacaggccgaaaaatatggtattttgttTATGGAGCGTAGAGTTATGTTGATGCACGGTGGGCTGAGCTGCAGGTTTCTCCCAATGCTTTTCTTTAGAAATGagaaaacatgagaaaatattattttactgaaagagtagtagatgattggaacaaacttccagcagacgtggttggtaaatccacagtaactgaatttaaacatgcctgggatgaacatagatccatcctaagataaaatacaggaaatagtataagggcagactagatggaccatgaggtctttttctgccgtcagtcttctatgtttctaagagaacACGAGGAATAAACGGACTAACCTGCTTCCAAAAACCACCGTTGCAAAATCGGTGATGAACTCCTCTGGTATCCTGAAAAAGAAAGGAGTATTGATTAAGGGAAAAGCAAACGGGCCCCATAAGTCCTCTCCTTCCCAAATTAACAGACATTTTTTAAAGATGAAAATGGTGGAGGCGAGGGAAGGAGACgaaggaaggataataataataataataataataataataataataatccactggaacttgtgcaggaactaccatttaccagtggcaaagaactggtgggatcaataataataataataataataataataatttagatttgtatgccacccctctctgaagactcgctCACAACAAtatggattggatggatggaaggagaaaaggaggaatgaagggagggaggagaaagaagggagaggaaggaatgaaggaaagagagaagcgatggagggggaaggagataaagggaaaggaggggaggagacaaaaggatggaaaggagggatggaaggaaaggaagaaaagaaggaatggaggagaaataagggatggagaaggaaggaagaaaaaagaaggaattgaGAGAGGAGAAATAAGTGATGGAGGAAAAGGAagtaaggaaaggagggagaagaaaggagcaaaggagaaagaagaaaggaaggaaagaaagaaaggagagagggagggaggagaaataagtgatggaggagaaggaaggaaaaaatggaaaggaaaggaggaaggaaaggagaagcaaGGATTTTGAAGTTGTTTTTTCCATCTGCCATGGAAGATTTAATAAAGACTCCCCACAATTTACAAACATTGGCCAAATCCCTTGCACCGTCTAATTTTTATGAGGTTAGACATAGAAAAAAGGAAACTGTTTTTTCCGCAGAGTGAAAACCACACAACGCTATTTGacatgggagggaaaaggaggaagggaacacAGAGAcaaaggaaatttaaaaaaaaaaagaagaagagagagacaaaagagAGATTAGGAAATGTGGAAAAGCAATTAAGAGACAGGAGAGACAgtttagctggctggggaattctggtagctGAAGTCCCCATAATTTCGGAAGCCTCTTACAAAGCAACACAGGTTGGACTAAATGGCCATCAGTTCCACTAAAGTCTCTGTTGCTAACAGATGAAAAGGACACATACCTGAGCAATTTCAAATCTTCTTTAAACACCTgtcaaagaaaagagggagacaaCATTAGGCCGTGATGATTTGTAGCTCATgattaaactttaattaaagttattttcttgcagatgtttcatcaccaaacGAGGGAACATCATCAGACCTAATTCAAATTTGTCAGAATTTCCTTGGAGTTTTACTAAGTAAGGCCTTATAAAACACGTTGGAATCTATCCATTCgttcatccatccatttatctatccaaATCAGTGTTTCTTaactattcatccatccatctatctatctacacaggTGTTTCTCAACTATTCTGTTTATCATTCACCtatcataaaacgtatcaagaaagacttcatgaactcaatctgtatagtctggaggacagaaagaaaaggggggacatgatcaaaacatttaaatatgtcaaagggttaaataaggtccaggagggaagtgtttttaataggaaagtgaacacaagaacaaggggacacaatctgaagttagttgggggaaagatcaaaagcaacatgagaaaatattattttactgaaagagtagtagatccttggaacaaacttccagcagacgtggtagataaatccacagtaactgaatttaaacatgcctgggataaacatatatccagtgtaacataaaatacaggaaataatataagggcagactagatggactatgaggtctttttctgccgtcagacgtctatgtttctatctgtttatctattcatctatttatttatttattggatttgtatgccgcccctctccgtggactcggggcggctatctaCACATcaactatacatacatacatacatacatacatacatacatacatacatacatacatacatttatctatctacaCCTGTGTTTCTTaactattcatccatccatggatgccaagcagatcataggtggttattgaaacggaggtccatgtgccacctgtatgttggttgaggcaggtagggttcccttgggtcccatttgttgggggtcaagggaaagggagagtcttgccttctctttctgctcaagatccccaaggacaattgatgggccactgtgtgacacagaatcctggactcgatgggctttggcctgattcagcaggactcTTCTTAGGTTCTAAACACGAATACTCACTTCCTGCTTGAGAGAGGATGGAGGGAGTCTCAAAGCTTCGCGGAGCAGAGCGTACATGCCGGAAAGGAGGATTGCCAGTTGCTCCTCTGATAGATTGGCGTTCTCAGCAACCATCTTCACTGAAGTTTGGCATTCTTTGCCTTCCAAGGCACTGACTGTGGctaatggaatttaaaaaaaaaaacccaaataaaataGAGTTAACAATGAAAATGAAGGATAAAGAAGACTCggagttttataaaatttggggggaaaCTTTACGATTGAGTTGAGAATAAAAATGGTTAAAAtcgataatgaaatgaaaatttaatGTAAAAGAAATGAGGAATAAAATTGAGAAACCTGGATGACAGAAAGATAATATTTAACTAATGGCAGCATTAGTTAAATATGTAACATGTTTGGAATTAAATGGAACATAAGTTTGGAGTGAAGTTGAAAAACTAAGAATATAATGAGGATGATAAGAATTGAAAATGTAGATTATTATTATACTACCTGTATTTGCTAGTAAAACCCCAAAGAGGATCAACTTCTTGACGTTTTCAGATTTCTAAACTGACTGACAAGGCCTAGATTACATCTCTCTTTCATGCCTGTATCTTATCAAACACCTGACCcaaatattttgtattatttgcaCGACAGCACTGTGGTATTTTTAATCGATGCTTATTTATTGGTTTTCAGCAAAATCAGCTTTAgatgaaaagagagagggagggagaaaggaaaaaaggaaggagaaaggaaggaatggagggagtgaggagaaagaaaggaggggcaggaagggaggagaaagaagggagggaaatggaaggaaataaggagaaagaaaggaaggaaagaagaaagtagaaaggaatggagggagggagaaataaggGAGAAGAagatagggaggaagggaggaagaaaaggagggaggagaaagaaagggagaaaaaaggaaggaaaggggggagaaggcaagaaaggagtgagggagaaagaaaggaaaggagggaagaagctaggagaagggaaggaaagggaggaaaaagaaagggagaaggaaaggaggaggaaaaaggaaggaaaggagggaagaatgTAGGAGAATGGAcagaaagggaggagaaagaaagagaagaaaggaaggaaaggagggaaggagagagggaaacgaatggagggagggaaaggaaggaaggaaggaggaatgggAGAAGGTTTAAGGGGGACCAAACGATGCtgggaaagtataaattcaatgACTGGGCCTTACATATCCAGGGCGATGATGCCCATCTCATACCGGCTAATTCTAAATTAACTTCCTCCGCCAAGTTTTTTCTCTAGGCCGAAGTTCCGGTTTCCAAAGAATTTCACTTCTCCCTTTCTGCTATCTTTTCAAGGACAGAGAAATTTCTCTTTCACATCCCccttttgctttgttttgaatTGATAACATAAAAGATCAAGGCCACATAACCTAAGCAAAACCTCCAGTGACAGTGCAATACtttgaaggaagggaaaaaaaatgttgagtGGCCTTTTTTTAATAAACCGCACTGAGATTGGGGAAGAAACTATTTTACTTGCATGGGCCGAAGAGAAGATAAACGTGCCTTGACCTTCTCCTGTTGTTCCAAAGCAAAATTCTTTCGTTTTGGTGCTTTcaaggatttcctgcctgagcaatgGGGTTGGAGGACcaagttatattatattataccacTCGGTGCCCTGCTGTTTTTCTTGAGCTTCTCCCGAGCAGGGGTGGATGGGTGGTGGAATCTAGGCAGGCGATTTTGCTCAGTCCGACTTTAAGAGAGGTCAGGATTTTACTACAGGCAAAACAGGGTTAGCCtatcacttaaaaaaaaatattattggaaaCACTGCAACTGTCAAAATCAAGGATCCTAAAGCCACCCAAAGTCCTTAGGGAGCTGGGCATcatatgaattaaattaaatgaattattattattattattattattattattattattatttattcgatttgtatgccgcccctctccgaagactcggggcggctcacaacatataacaacaaatcataaataatccaacagtttttaaaatgtttaaagatttaaaaaagatttaaaaatctttttaaagacttaaaaaattaattaaatgcatAATAAAGAAGAAACAAGCTCTGATTTAGGTGTTAAAAAATTAGGAATGACATATACTGTGGATTctgtgtgattgtgtgtgtgtgtgggggggggggggaaatctcccTAGGAGGCAATTCCAAAAAATCACCCATCCTCATGTCCAAAATTCTCAGGTCCAAATTTTCCAAAATTGCAAGAAACGCCTGCAAATGATCCAAAGCCAAattatctaatctaataaataaattcaggaactgaatgtaaacatgcctgggataaacatagatccaccctaagataaaatacaggaaatagtataagggcagacgacatggaccaggaggtctttttctgctgtcagtcttctatgtttctattcatctacACCCCGCTTCACCCGTTTTAAGGAGCTCGCCCTGCTTCCTTCCCCGAGCAagagatgtttttttttttgcttgtttgtttgtgttaCCTTTCAGGAGTTTCCGGAAAACCTCCTTTTCTAGGTCTTGCAAACTCTTGGCCATGGCTTCCACCTGGGCGGGTATGCGAGCCCCCCAAAAGCTCGCCCTGTTCAGGCTGCTTTCGCCGGCCAGCCCCGGGGGCAGGTAAGGGGACGACACCCCCTTCCCCGCCGCCGTCATGGCAGGCGCCTTCCTTCgccctacaaaaaaaaaaaaaggaagacgaGGCAGGCGGCGAGCTTTTGTTTTTGCAAAGCCCTGCAAAAAGCCAGCCAAAGCAAACCGAGCCGATCGCTCACGTGACCCTCCCCATTCCCGGGGAACGTTCCATTCGTCGCGGACGCACCCTAGCGACCGGAAGCCGTAATTGCACGACGCgttttctttttgccttttttctttctttcaccggAGGGTGAACTTTCAGGCTTCGCTTGGCGATTGGTCGGATGTGACTGAGAGgcttctgggaattgtagtttttGCATTCTCCAAACTTTCTTTAAaagcaggatggatggatggatggatggatagttagatagatagatagatagatagatagatagatagatagatagatagatagatagatagatagatagatagatagatagatgacagacaaacagatagatagataaataataaataaataaatagatgagatagatagatgatagatgattgatagatgagatTGAACGATCGATCAATAGATGCtaaatgatagatgataaatagatagatgatagatagatagagtgctgtagtgcaggccactgaagctgactagatctgaaggtcagcggttcaaatctcgtcaccggctcaaagttgactcagccttccatccttccgaggtggacccggattgtgggggcaatagcctagctctgttaaaaaaagtgctattgctaacatgttgtaagcctccctgagtataaggagaagggcggcataaaaattgaatgaatgaatgaatgaataaataatagattgatagatagatgagatagatagataaatattttttaaaatattgatccatatttattttgctatgagccaccctgagtccctatggcgttgggcggcatagaaatagaaataagtaagtaagtaaataaataaataaataaataaataaataaataaataggtgaacTGGGAAGATAGATGGATGGCTAAAGATGTTAATGATGAGGACTGTAGGGcctttggtggtctctgagcttgcttgtttccttCCAGACCTTTcacgacccaactaggtaacactaTCAGTACAACAGCCGAGTGGCGTTTGCTCTTATTCTTACATATCAGTGTTGAAGATCCCCGCCTCCTTGTGGTTCCCACCCTCCAACGCAGGGGGCGCTGCAGACcgcagagtgagaaagagagaccgCCCTCCTTGCGCGAGCGCGCTTTCCTCGCCCTCCCAGCCAGCGGAAGTTCGGAATAGCCACTTCCGGCAGCCGGCCTGCGCTTGAGCCTGAGGCGATTTTTTTTTCCGCCGTCCGGCGCGGCGGGACTTCGCCTCATGGCGGCCGGCTGAGGGCGGCCTAGGCCCGGCTCGGCTCGGCCTTTTTCTTCGCGCTCATGGCCCTCGAGGAGCCGCAGAAGTTCCTGGCGCCCGACGAGCCCGGCGCCGCCGTCTTCTCATCGCTGCTGCCTCAGCTGCGCCCCCCGCCTCGCTTGGGCGACGAAGGGCCGGCCTGCCTGGACGTCAGCGACTTCGGCTGTCACCGAACCGACCCGCTGCGCCGCCTGCACGCCCACAGGTGAAGCCCGGGgatttgggggcggggggggggcgggagaagcctccgccCGGCCTACCTCGCGGGGTTGTTGTGAGGAGACCGGAGTCTGTTTTTCGGCCGCAGCTACCCCTCCCTTCGCTGACTAGGGGCTGCCCGGTGGGCCCTCGAGGCAGAAAGAGGGCGGGGATGAGAGGTccgaagggagggaaaggggtcGGGCAAGGGTctatgcttgactgcatagctggaggtataacaagcaggaagagggagattgtgatcccactgtatagagcactggtgagaccccatttggaataatggagacctcacctgcaaggAAAAATGTGTAGTAatggagagctcacctacaaaaagatattggtatCATTAAACGGTTCCAAGACGGGCTACGAAAATGATGGAAGCTCttgagcataaaacttatcaggaaagacttcatgaactccatctgtagaggacagaagaaaaaggggggatatgatcgaaacatttaaatatgttaaagggttaaataagttttaggagggaagtgtttttaacagaaaagtgaacacaagaacaagggggcacaatctgaggtgagttgggggaaagatcagaagccacgtgagaaaatattatttgactggaagagtagtagatgcttggaacaaacttccagcagacgtggttggtaaatccacagtcactgaatttaaataaacatagatccatcctaagataaaatacaggaaatagtataagggcagactagatcgaccatgaagtctttttctgctgtcaatcttctatgtttctatgaaaccctCATGCTTTCCCCTCTCCCACCCCCCcttctccatctatccatctggaggaggaagagagcaagagagtGGAGGGTTGGGGCGGCTCCCAAGTGTGCCCTTGGCTCCTGTGATTTGGTGCTGATTTGGTGCCATGGTTTGGTATCATCCAAATTCAGAGCCTGGGTGACTGACTTGTAttgatgatggttgcagcattccCTCTGAGGTCATGggagccccccctttttttgtcaccttctgatgagcaaagtcaagaGGGGGAAGgcagatttgtttaacaaccagtGGGGTGacttcattccattccactccaatctcctattctaattctatattctattttaattctaatCTATATTCTAATCTATGTTCTGTtcttattctattccctattctattctacttctatattccattctcatctatattctattttctcttccaggggtaggcaaagttggctcttctatgacttgtggacttcaactcctagaattcctgagccaaccatgctaggtcaggaattctaggagttgaagtccacatgtcatagaagagtcaaccttgtctacccctgttctattctgttctattctattctatttatatatttatttgacttctatgacaccTTTCTTGAAgcaactcagggcggcgtacaacattgtaaatgtagacaatatatgtgaagaaatctaattcttttaaaaaaattatacaaaattaataaaattctaaaaccccCATGTTCTTATtctaattctatattctatattatattctaATTCTAAACTATATTCTgttgtatattctattctatattatatgtTCTATTCTTATTATATTCTAATTCTAAGCTGTATTCTCTATTCtaattgtattctaattctaattctattctctctctcacacCTACCTACCCTTTAACAGTGG
Coding sequences within:
- the COMMD5 gene encoding COMM domain-containing protein 5; protein product: MTAAGKGVSSPYLPPGLAGESSLNRASFWGARIPAQVEAMAKSLQDLEKEVFRKLLKATVSALEGKECQTSVKMVAENANLSEEQLAILLSGMYALLREALRLPPSSLKQEVFKEDLKLLRIPEEFITDFATVVFGSRRSILDVALQKQGNRLPTIEDFQWRVDVAISTSSLARVLQPSILMQVKLSDGSAHRFEVPVAKFQELRYHIALILKEMNDLEKRSILKIQD